In Archocentrus centrarchus isolate MPI-CPG fArcCen1 chromosome 22, fArcCen1, whole genome shotgun sequence, one DNA window encodes the following:
- the tyro3 gene encoding tyrosine-protein kinase receptor TYRO3 yields MKLVLWVVVFSLRSPAGSCGSGVVFTKHPSNQTVSQGNEVRLGCAVEGVTEPEIMWMKDGEKLYSTDQVFLTLGEQHWETSHSVKSVQQQDAGQYWCEVEFHDLTFSSERAWITVEGVPHFTQEPQDVATFPNAPFNLTCAAVGPPEPVEVLWWLGGVQKGEPKPSPSVLHVPGVNSSIKFYCEAKNARGISVSRTGTAHIKVLPAAPVSLRILRTVDNITVSWTPGFTGHSELSTCVIQVSRHSARRWDLPQQEVQVPPHLRVLTHLRSHSNYSVRVSCVNEVGASPFSPWLHFQTPESVPSVAPVNLTFDLSEQQLFLKWAELQEDELQGKLLAYKVQWTLAGETQEPLLFKENSARLSGGGRFFNASFQVAACTAVGCGPWSPPVLVLPPSAQIRVQRSHMWVGLLLGLLVATIVGLLLTVVAQRREKETQFGSAFKSPGAETSVSFTAARSFSRNVTDLQESTLDSLGINDELKNKLKDVLISERLLTLGHMLGKGEFGSVREAFLKSEDSSVQKVAVKVLKSDITSSGDIEQCLKEAAYMKDFHHPNVIQLIGVSLHRRPGQRLPIPMVVLPFMKHGDLHTFLLLSRLGDEPFDLPLHTLVQFMLDISRGMDYLSSKNIIHRDLAARNCMLNEDMTVCVADFGLSKKIYSGDYYRQGSVSKLPVKWIALESLADNVYTTQSDVWAFGVTMWEIMTRGQTPYPGVENSEIYEFLIKGERLKKPSDCRDDIYEIMHSCWSPVPKCRPSFQQLVGQLEALWLSLSPAPTQKEPLLYVNLESNEGEHGGGAEAWAPGLEEAAALSWGVPWQRQVEVEEKDWLIGSGAAFAIGGDYRYIIGPCGASEEEEGRRRSVDTLQEEVRDEEDDIVINV; encoded by the exons ATGAAGCTGGTTTTGTGGGTCGTCGTGTTTTCCCTGCGGAGTCCAGCGGGGAGCTGCGGGAGCG GCGTGGTGTTCACGAAGCACCCGTCCAATCAGACGGTGTCTCAGGGGAATGAGGTGCGGTTGGGCTGCGCCGTGGAGGGCGTTACAGAGCCCGAGATCATGTGGATGAAGGACGGCGAGAAGCTATACAGCACTGACCAGGTGTTCCTCACGCTGGGAGAGCAGCACTGGGAGACGTCACACAG TGTGAAGTCGGTCCAGCAGCAGGATGCAGGTCAGTACTGGTGTGAGGTGGAGTTCCACGACCTGACGTTCTCCTCTGAGCGAGCCTGGATCACAGTGGAAG GAGTCCCTCACTTCACGCAGGAGCCCCAGGATGTGGCGACGTTCCCTAATGCTCCCTTCAACCTGACCTGCGCTGCTGTTGGCCCCCCTGAGCCCGTGGAGGTGCTGTGGTGGCTGGGAGGAGTCCAGAAGGGAGAGCCCAAACCCTCGCCTTCTGTCCTCCACGTCCCAG GTGTGAACAGCAGCATCAAGTTTTACTGTGAAGCAAAGAACGCCAGAGGAATCTCTGTGTCCAGAACTGGAACAGCTCACATCAAAG tgCTGCCGGCGGCTCCAGTCAGCCTGCGGATCCTCAGGACAGTGGACAACATCACGGTGTCATGGACGCCAGGATTCACTGGTCACTCTGAGCTGTCCACCTGCGTCATCCAG GTGTCGAGGCACTCCGCCCGTAGGTGGGACCTCCCTCAGCAGGAGGTTCAGGTTCCTCCTCACCTGCGTGTACTGACCCATCTGAGGAGTCACTCCAACTACAGCGTGAGGGTCTCCTGTGTGAATGAGGTGGGGGCGTCTCCTTTCTCCCCCTGGCTGCACTTCCAAACACCTGAGTCAG TACCCTCTGTGGCCCCCGTgaacttgacctttgacctctcagagcagcagctctttCTGAAGTGGGCGGAGCTTCAGGAAGACGAGCTGCAGGGGAAACTGTTGGCCTACAAGGTGCAGTGGACTTTGGCAGGAGAGACTCAG GAGCCGCTGCTATTTAAGGAGAACTCTGCCCGCCTCTCTGGAGGAGGTCGTTTCTTTAATGCTTCCTTCCAGGTGGCGGCCTGCACAGCGGTGGGCTGCGGACCGTGGAGCCCCCCGGTGCTGGTGCTACCCCCCTCAG CACAGATCCGGGTCCAGCGGAGCCACATGTGGGTCGGCCTGCTGCTCGGCCTGCTGGTTGCTACCATTGTTGGCCTGTTGCTGACCGTCGTTGCTCAGCGCCGCGAGAAAGAGACACAGTTTGG CTCAGCCTTCAAGTCTCCGGGTGCAGAGACCTCAGTTTCCTTCACAGCAGCTCGGTCCTTCAGCAGAAATGTCACGGACCTGCAGGAGTCCACCT TGGACAGTCTCGGCATCAACGATGAGCTGAAGAATAAACTGAAAGACGTTTTGATTTCTGAGCGGCTGCTGACGCTGGGACACATGCTGGGGAAAG GTGAGTTTGGCTCAGTGCGTGAGGCCTTCCTGAAGAGTGAGGACTCATCCGTCCAGAAGGTAGCAGTCAAAGTTTTGAAAT CTGACATCACCTCATCAGGTGACATTGAGCAGTGTCTGAAGGAGGCGGCCTACATGAAGGACTTCCACCATCCCAATGTCATCCAGCTCATTg GAGTGAGCCTCCACCGGCGTCCTGGCCAGCGACTGCCAATCCCGATGGTGGTTCTGCCGTTTATGAAGCACGGAGACCTGCACaccttcctgctgctgtccaGGCTGGGAGACGAGCCGTTT GACCTGCCTCTGCACACGCTGGTCCAGTTTATGTTGGACATCTCTCGGGGGATGGATTATCTGAGCAGCAAGAACATCATCCACAGAGACCTCGCCGCCAGAAACTGCAT gctgAACGAGgacatgactgtgtgtgtggcgGACTTCGGCCTCTCTAAGAAGATCTACAGTGGAGATTATTACCGTCAGGGCTCTGTCTCCAAACTCCCCGTCAAGTGGATCGCTCTGGAGAGTCTGGCTGATAATGTGTACACCACGCAGAGTGACGTG tgggcGTTTGGTGTGACGATGTGGGAGATCATGACTCGCGGCCAGACTCCGTATCCCGGCGTGGAAAACTCTGAGATCTACGAGTTCCTGATCAAAGGAGAACGACTGAAGAAACCGTCCGACTGCCGAGACGACAT ATATGAGATCATGCACAGCTGTTGGAGTCCAGTACCTAAATGTCGGCCCAGCTTCCAGCAGCTGGTTGGCCAACTGGAGGCGCTGTGGCTCAGCCTGTCCCCCGCCCCCACTCAGAAGGAGCCATTGCTCTATGTCAACCTGGAGAGCAACGAAGGAGAGCATGGAGGAGGAGCCGAAGCCTGGGCCCCGGGGCTGGAGGAGGCCGCGGCTTTGAGCTGGGGTGTCCCCTGGCAGCGGCAGGTGGAGGTCGAGGAGAAAGACTGGCTGATTGGGTCAGGGGCGGCGTTCGCCATTGGTGGCGACTACAGGTACATCATTGGCCCCTGTGGAGCctccgaggaggaggaggggaggaggaggtccGTGGACACATTACAGGAAGAGGTCAGGGACGAAGAGGATGACATTGTCATCAACGTCTGA